The region agACTGGGGTGACATGACATCGATAATAcataatttctttttttttgtcaaTTGAACTAACTTTCAGTTTGCTATTTCTGTGCAATTTTGTGTGTCGTGTTTTTGAGTTGTTGGAAGAAGTGACGGAGCGCGTTGTTGCCCGCCCAGCAAAGTCGCAAAAACTCGACTGGCAGACAGAAGCACGACTCCAAGAACCGCAAAACTTAAGGATCACATGAAGCCCAGACCTACATCAAACAAAACAGATGGGAAAAGCTGATATCATGTAAtatgaagaaaagaagcaaaaaaCGGCAAAAGCTCACCGGCCAACCCGTGGGGTGGCCGGCTACGAAAGCTGTTTCGGGGTCAAACAGCTTTGCTTCGTAGAAGACTCGAACTGGGGCTGTCCGAATCCCCGGATTGGGTGGGCGGACAGCCAGCCCACTTGACCATTTGGCCGTCGGATAGtgggctgctgttggaaggtACAATTTGGAACTACTATAAGTACTGCCTGCTCTTGTTCATAAGGAAGGAACGAGTTTCAAGGGTAACTGTTTGCCAGCGCGAGCCTTCGCCGTGACTTGCTCTTGCCCCGACCAACCAGCTGATCGTCTTTCTGTTTCCATGTCAAGTTGAAATCGAGAGAAACAGTATTGGGCCTGGCAGTCACCCAGCGGGTTGAAGTAAACTTTCATCCAAGATATTGTAGCATGGCTGTTGCTTGTTAGCTACCGTTATAAAAGGTGAAACTTGGATTTCTCCCAGTTGAAGGTTGAATTGCGCGGCCTCATCTTTGCAATCCCAGACCGACGGACAGACTCGCACACAAATTTGATGTGGTTACACATCTCCCGCAAGACAAAAAGACATTCTGAATTTCATGGAACACATGTGACCTGTTGCTCAGCGTCTTACATTACCCTCTTGGTATCTCGAGTCTTGCGGCAAAGTGCCACCCGGCTGGGAACCGCCTGACGACCTCGACAAAGTACGGGTGGGGCAGTTAGAAGACCAGGTCAAGAACCAAAAAAATACTCTACATGACAGTTCTACAGTGGCCAATATCACGGTAGGCCCGACAAAAACAGTCCCTGGCGAAAAGCCGAAAGAATGTTGCATCAAAGCGACAGGCTACGACAGGCCCAGAGCCTCATCCACCACGCCGGGTCAGCCAAGCTGCAGCATTGACGAGATCCACGGAAATATGATCTAGAGTTTCTCGTCAAAGATTTTTGCTGGTGAATACTGGATGTGCATCACGGCAAACACCGATCAAGAGTGAGTGGGAGCAACTCCGGccatgacccctgaacaaTAAGCCGAGCCTTCCTAATCGGGACTTGAATAAACAATGAATAGGGGCTTGCCCCAGACACCCAAACTTCGGCATACTCGACAGACAAAAGAAAGCCCAGACACGCGACAAACATGTGGCCGGGTCACATCGTGTCTTTGATGATCTGTCTTGTCCTCGGGAAGCTATCGTAGACTTTGCACCGGACTCGACGGCAAGGTCCATGAGCTGCGAATGAGTTTGCCTTCTTGCTTTTGATCGACTACAACATCTTTGTCGCGGATCGATCAGTTCCTGGATTCTAGACAGCGCGTTGCCTATTCGGGGTCTGAATAGTTCATTGACATCCACCGGCATCCTCCAAAGTCTGGGCCACGGCAACAATAAACTCTTCCGTCTGAACGGAACATGTCTTTTGTCGAATGCTCCTGGGGATGTCCGACATGACCTGCTTATTCTTTGAACCTGTGCTATGGATAGCAACTGCTGAAGtgcttccaccaccttcagTGCTCACTCAATAGAGCCCTATTGACACAATAAACACCAGCCCCTGAATAGGGGCGCTTTCGGATATAAAAGACCTCGTCCATCACGACCATCTctctccctttcctttcctttcctcctcatcccgcTCAAGTCAATCTTTGAATACTTCAGCTTCTTCAcaacccttttttttttttttttttttaaaaaaaaaaaaaaaacttccCAACCAGaaaccgccaaaatgaagTTTTCCACCCCCGTCGCTCTCCTCGCCGTCGCTGCCGTCGACGCCGCTGTTGTCCAGGAGGACAAGCGCTGGTGCAACACCGAGGGCCAGGCCTGCAACACCGTTGCCCGCGCCGCCGAGGCTTtcaccaacgccatcaagGCCTCCGGCGTCGTTGCCCGTGACGACTCCGCCGCCGCTCAGGTCGCCGCCCGCCAGGTCGACCAGctcgccctcgccatctccgcCTCCCAGGCCGACCCCATCACCTTCTACACcgccctcggcctcggtgaCCAGTTCACCCTCGAGGAGAAGCCCCACGCCGAGAAGCGCGAGGCCGCCCCCCAGTGGTGCCTCCGTTTCGTCGGCCAGTCCTGCTGGAAGCGCAACGCCGCCCCCGAGGACGTCAAGCGGTGCACCGCCGAGGACGGCGCCTGCACCAAGGCCAAGcgcgccgccgaggccgtcatcaacaccatcgagGCTTCCGCCGACAACCTCGCCAAGCGTGAGGCCGCCCCCCAGTGGTGCCTCCGTTTCGTCGGCCAGTCCTGCTGGAAGCGCAACGCCGCCCCCGAGGCTGCCTGCAACGCCCCCGACGGCGCCTGCACCAAGGCCACCCGCGACATCCACGCCATGTACAACGCTGCCCGCCACATCATCGATGCCTCCGCTTAAGCGGCTCGTTGGTCAACTCGGCAACAGCAAGAGTGacgctcttctccttctttgtATATGGTTTGCGACATAGAAAACGACCGATCCCTTCTCAAGACAAgtcacccctccaccctaGCAACAACACGTTAGAAAACCGATGATGTACATCCCTTTCTTCGACAAATACCCTTATTCACCTTCTTCGCACGGGCACTGAACCCGACATCTGGCAAGTTCTTTACACTTGCATTTCCCAACATGAGCATCGCCTTCGTTTGCTTCAACCGGTTTCCCGAGAGTTGGAGTAGGGTCGGCAGTCCAACACTTTTTAGTATCGCGGGGTGGACATCTGTCaacttttttatagttacATGACAAACAAATACATATTTATTCTGGCGTTGGGCCGGCAAAAAACCATTTGTTCTCTATGCCTTGACGTGAAGTGTGACCTGTGCCAATGTTAGCCCCTGAGACCTGAGCATGATCATCCAGACCTTGTTCTCTCCAGTGCACATTCACCCAACAACTACAGGCTCAAGTTTGTTCAAAAATGTTGAAATTCCCgcttgctttgctttggCTCCTTCATACACGACagccccatccatccccacccccggacatcatcatcacaattacatcaacaacctccaagCACCCAACATCAACGCCGCAAACCCCGTGCATACCCCCATCAACCACTGCAAAGTCTGAAACTTGACCTGCTCCAACTGCTGCCTCAACGCCGCAACCTCCTGCTCAATCTTCGTCTCCGTCTCCTTAATCTTCAACTCCTGActcaccgcctcctcccttatcctccccttctccaagTTCAAGTCCAGCCTCACGCTCGCCTGCGTGCGACCAATCTCGTCCCGCAGTCTCGAGCTCAGCTTGGCGATGTCATTCGTCAACCTCTCGTGCGCGGCCCGCGTGGTGTTGGACTCGGTCGAGTCGGCCGACAGGAGCTCCGAGCGGAGCTTGGCAAAGTCTACTTTTTGGGTGTAGGTTGTTTTGGCTGCTTCTTCGCGGGGGACCATGGTACGGGTGAGGTTTTGGATGCTGTAGACGGCACAAGGTTAACAACATGGGGTTGAAGGGAAGGGGACAGGGAGGGGTACCTCTCTTCAATAACATCGTTCAGAACCTTCATCATGGCCACTGCTTGCTCCTCCGTGAaaccttcttcttgcagcCGCTGGACAAAGCGGAGGGTGTCAAAGTGGTGATCACGCTGGCGGGAGGGGGTCGTGGAAAAGGGTCGTCCCTGGTTCTGAGAGAAACATGGGGGGCTGGCGCGGAAGTGCGCGGTGAGACTGCGCTTTGGGATAGTAGTAGGTGTCCCTTTTGAGGGGCCGAAGGTGTGGTATGTTCTCTTGTGAGGTGGTTGTCGAGAAAGGGAGGCGTTGCTGCTGTCTCTGGCTTGCTGGAGCAGCGCGGCCGAAGCTCCGGTGATGCTGCCGCTTGGGCCGGTCCAGCTaagccgggggaggaggaagcgcGGGAGGGATTGTGCGGCCGTCATGGTAGGTATTCCGTTAAAGCAGTAGTCGCTCAGGCATCTCTTCAAATATCAGGTTCGTAAGAAGCAGGCAATCCAGTGCGATGATCGTCTTTGGAGCTCCCAGACGCAGTCAGTCATTCCGGTTTCCGGGAAGCAGCGGCATCCAATGTCGCATGCCAAGCCAAGCCCCCTTTGCCCAACTTCCCACCATCCGTTCCATCCAAACCCGCTTTcagccacaaccccccaaacgcACCAGCCACACCAGGCCCAAGCTCagtcccaccacccaaatcCGCCCATAAAACCTCTCTTCGCCTTTCCAGATTtgatttttttctctttttcttcttcatatTGAACAACGCAAATTATCACATTCACACAGGACTAGTTACCTTATATGCGATTGAGAGGTTCGCTTTCTGCTATTCTTCGGGATGGCAATCGTCTGGACCCACGACCAGTTTGCATTCGTCTCTGGCTGTAAATGGAGAACAAACCACAAAAGTGCTTGATCTTGGGTGCGgttctcttcttcccgtGGAGAGGGGCGCAATGATTGAACATAcatttcttttactttatatttgGAGTGTTTTGATTTGATTTGCCTCTGTCCACTATTCGATCTGTAAAAGTGGACTTGTGGGTGGTCGTTGTCTTGCAACTTTGCTTGCTCATTTGGATGGCAAGAACACTCTGTAATCTGCGAAACTTCGCCACTCCTGCAAAAGTTGTCTGCTTCTAGCATGGGACCATTTGTGTGGTCCACGTAGAATTTTGCAAAGGGCGGAATCTCAGAAAACTCTGTCAGTATGAGTGTTTTGCATTTGGGCGAGTCCACAGAAACTCAAGCCtgtggtggaagagagaTGTAATCACGACTGCATCAATTGTTGGTCAATATCAATAATGAGAAACAAGTTGAGGTAATTACCAGGCTCGACACCGAGCACAAACAGTTTATTCGTGACATTAAATCTACTTTTTAGCCttcaccttctccttcttctccttgggcttcgccttctccgtagtcttctcctccgccttctcggccttgggTGTCTCCTTGGtcttccccttcttgtccttcttctccttcttctccgacttggcctcggccttctcagccttctccttgggcgcttccttctccctgGTCACTTCCTTCGTAGGCTCCTCCTCGGAcgtctcctccttcatccccttcttctccttcttctctcccttcttcaacgcccTAGGATCCAGACCGCGTCTCCTCATGGCATTGCGCTTCGCGCGCTCAATGTAGTCCGCATCCTGCTCGTCATCGAAACCACCAAAGTCATCCTTCGCCTCCTCGCCAGCCTCCTCGGTAGCGATGGGGGTCTTGTCAATGACCATGGCATCATCGTCGACGTTGCGAGTGACAgccttgtccttcttgccGTTGGCAAGGACAGCATTTGGAGGCGTTGGGCCGATCTTCTGGAACTTAGCTACGAAGAAACCGTCGACGTTGTACAAGTGAGGATAGTAGCGGCGGGTCAGCTTGAGACTGGGGTGGAACTCCTTGCCCATGAAGCTAGTGAACCCTTCTTTACCGAATGGCAAGCCAGTCTGTACAAAACATTAGCATTGTAATCTGAAGTAATCCGAGTGGGACAGTCATACCTCGACTAATCTAACGTTGGGGCGGCGGCTCAAAGCGTAGGCGACGACTTGTTCGCTAAAAGAAACGGTCAGTAAAGGTTGTCGTAAGAGTTCCTCATCAAGACTTACTTTTCCTCAACAGCGACACTGCAGGTAGAGTAGACCAGGTAGCCACCGGTCTTGCTGGCATGGTTGACCGAGTCGATCGCAGCCAGGATCAGCTGCTTTTGAAGATGTGGCAATTGCTGGAAGTCCTTCTCGTCTCTGTTGGTCTTGACTGACGGATCCTTGGCAATAACACCAGTACCCGAGCATGGGGCATCCAACAAGACTCTATCGAACCCGCCCATAACACGAGGGAACTCGCGGGCATCGTAGTTGCAGACAATGGTATTTCTGACACCAAGACGGTGAATGTTACCAATCAAACCCTTGGCACGAGCCTTGCTGGGATCGTTGGCAAAGATAACACCAGTGTTCTTCATCAGCGCCGCCATATGCGTAGTTTTACCACCGGGGGCAGAGGCCATATCCAGGCAGCGCTCGTTCTCCTGTGGGCACAGGGCCATGACGGGGAGGAAAGAGGAGGCGGCTTGTAGGATGTAATGACCAGCGAGGTACTCGGGCGTAGCACCGAGAGGCACGTTGGAGTCGAAAACTTGCAGACCAACCTTGGACCACTTTCCAACTGGCTCCAAAGTAACACCGCGGTTGATCAAAGCCTGGGCGAGATCGCGACGATGGGTGCGAAGGGTGTTTGTGCGGATGACAACAGGACGGGCACTTTCGTTGGCCTCGAAGAAAGCAAACGCTTCCCTGGGGGGGAAGAGATTCATCAGCTTCTCCGCCAGGAACTCGTTGTAGCCATAGTAGGCGCAAACGTCCTTCAAGAGCTGGTTGGTGTACTCGGCTCTGTCTCGCCCCTCCTCAGCAAGCTCGCCGAAATCTTCAAGCACCCGAATTGTCTCTGTTATCCTGGTTCTCAACATCTGGAGATCGGGGGCCAACAAGCTCTTGGTCTTGGCGGCCAggtcttcgtcttcgtcgtcgctgTTGAGAACATGGGGCTTGTCGCCGTCGATGTTTGTTTGCATGGCACCTTCGCGTAACTCGGCTTCGTTTTcggcctcctcttcctccctctgTTGATCCAGTTTCCTCGATAGACCTTCGATATTGGCGGCAGTGAGCTTCTCCTCTctttcgtcatcatcctcgtcttcatcatcagagAAGACaaacttctccttcttgcctGCATCCTGATCCAGATCCGAATCGTAAACTGAGTCATCATCCGACCCAAGGAAGTCAGATCCCAACTTCAGTTCCTCATCAGAAccagcctcatcctcgaggTCGGAGGCATCGAACTCATCATTCATCTCCTCGTCGGAATCTGATTGAGGCTCTGGGGCCTTCTTGCCCTTTGTCTTGGGGGCCTTCACGCCATTGCTGGGTGCGCTGGCTGTCTTCTTAGAGCCATTGGCCTGTCTCCCAGTTCCCTTTGTTCCTGTAGCGCTTTTGATCGCCTTCTCGGGCTTCTTGGATGCTGTGCGACGCTTCTTGCTTGAGTGTTCTTCGGCGGGGATGTCGTCGACTGGAATTCCCTTTTTGCGCTTCAAGTTGGCGAAGTGGGCTTCCGATAATGGCTCGGGAGGGCCCTGTTTCTTCATGCGACGGCCGACACCCATCTTGATTTAATGGCAGGTGCGATAGTGGGGGAGTGGTCTGTGATTGCTGAATGCGAAATGGTAGGCTTCCTGCAGAGGTTTCTCGCAGATATTTTGGCAACTTTTCTGTTATCGATAAGCAGCAACTTTTTTTCCAGCTCTGAGCCACATCCAATCCCCTGCAATTCCCAGGGAGCCCACATTGGGTGATCTGATTGGTGGAGACAGGTTGGTCTACGCTAGGCCGAATGCAGGATCCCTGCCTCCACACCTGGAGCCAAGAGCCGACGCTTTGCCTGGGAGACCTggccggcagcagcagcaaagagAAGGGGGCAAGCAGGAGGCAGTCGTGAGGAGCTCTTAACACATCACTCAAAAGTTGACCGACCCGCAAACCGCCTCTCTGTGGCACCTGCAGCAGCCTGCACAAAACAACACTCCATCCAGAGCGTCGCTTCCCTTTAGTTATTTCTTTGCGCGTCAGGCACAAACGACTCTTCTGTCACCCTCCTTCCCGTgattctccttctcttttttttgaTCAGCGAATTGCCTGTTGTTGCTCTTTCTAATTGAGCTTCTGCAGCTCCTGCTGATTTGTTACGACTCCTCCCTCAATTCTCCGGCCTGCCGAGCTCCACCAATTCCCAAGCCCCTTTCAACGTCACTGCGTTTGGAGCGTTCAACTTCTTCCATCTGACGCCAGCAACTTTTGACAAGTTGGCTGCTAATTCTCCCTAAACTGCGCGCCCCCAAGCGCAAAACAGACTTCACCATGGCCGCGCCTAATCTACCCATCAAATTCCAGGAGCTGCTCCAGCTCAGCAGCCTGGGTGTTGGGCCAACTGCTATCACATTCAACACTTGCGTATGTCCCGCCGACATCTATCTGCCTGTGTCGCCTGACCGCCATGTGctaaccctccccccctcgcCCCATACAGACATTAGAATCAGACTCGTACATCTGCATCCGAGATAAGAAGGATGAAGCCTCTTCCCCCGAAGTCATCATTGTCGACCTCAAGAATGGCAACAATGTCATTCGCCGGCCCATCAAGGCCGACAGCGCCATCATGCACTGGACGCGTCAGGTCATCGCCCTCAAGGCCCAATCGCGAACACTGCAGATCTTCGACCTcgagcagaagcagaagctcAAGTCGACCCAGATGAGCGAGGACGTGGCCTTCTGGAAGTGGATCAGCGAGACCACGCTTGGCTTGGTGACAGAGACATCCGTCTATCATTGGGATGTTTTTGATCCGACCCAGGCGGCACCTGTCAAGGTGTTTGACCGCCACAGCAACCTCACAAATAACCAGATCATCAACTATCGGACGAGCGCTGATGGAAAGTGGATGGCCGTCGTTGGCATTTCGCAGCAACAAGGCCGCGTTGTTGGAGCCATGCAACTGTATTCGAAAGACCGCGGCATTACCCAGGCCATTGAAGGCCATGCCGCTGCCTTTGGCACTATTCGTCTCGACGGTGCCCCCGAGGACACCAAGCTGTTCACCTTCGCCGTGCGGACCGCCTCTGGAGCCAAACTTCACATCGTGGAAATTGACCACCCGGAAACGAATCCTGTCTTCCAGAAGAAGGCAGTTGATGTGTTCTTCCCGCCAGAGGCCGGCAGTGACTTCCCCGTTGCGCTTCAAGTGTCACAGAAGTATGGTATCATTTATTTGATCACCAAATACGGATTCATTCATCTCTACGACCTCGAAACTGCTACATGTATCTTCATGAACCGCATCTCGGGCGAGACCATCTTCACAGCTTGTGGCGACAGCAATTCGACTGGTATCGTCGGTATCAATCGCAAGGGTCAGGTACTCTTCGTTAGCGCCGATGAAAACAAGATCGTACCCTATGTGTTGGAAAGCCACGGCACCGAGCTGGCCCTCAAGCTGGCGTCGCGTGCTGGTCTGCCCGGTGCTGACAACCTCTATCAGCAACGGTTCGAGCAGCTGTTCAGCAACGGAAGCTACCAGGAGGCTGCTAAGGTCGCCGCCAACTCGCCCCGTGGTTTCCTGCGGACACCCCAGACGATAGAGCGTTTCAAGCGGCTTCCGCAGCAGCCTGGCTCCATGTCGCACATCTTGCAATATTTCGGCATGCTTCTTGACAAGGGTGCTCTGAACCAGCACGAAACCCTTGAGCTTGCTCAACCCGTGCTTGCCCAGAACCGGAAACAGCTCCTGGCGAAGTGGCTGGAAGAGAACAAGCTCGAGTGCTCCGAGCAACTTGGTGACATGGTCCGCCCGCATGATATGCCCATGGCCCTCAGCATCTACCTGAAGGGCAATGTGCCCAACAAGGTTGTCGCTGGCTTTGCCGAGTTGGGACAGTTTGATAAGATTCTCCCCTACTGCACTCAGACTGGCTATCAACCAGACTTCATTCAACTTTTGCACCACATCGTCCGCGTGAACCCAGAGAAGGGTGCCGAGTTCGCGACAGCACTTGCCAACAATGAAGGGGGCTCGCTTGTTGACCTCGAGCGCGTCGTGGATATCTTCCAATCGCAGGGCATGGTGCAGCAGGCTACCGCTTTCCTTCTCGATGCTCTCAAGGACAACAAGCCTGAGCAAGGCCATCTCCAGACCCGCCTCTTGGAGATGAACCTTCTCAATGCCCCCCAGGTTGCTGATGCTATCCTCGGCAACGACATGTTCTCCCACTTCGACAAGGCGCAGATTGCCAAGTTGTGCGAGCAAGCAGGATTGTTCCAAAAGGCTCTGGAGCTCTACGAGGACCCCGCAGCCATCAAGCGTGTTGTCGTAGGCATTGCCGGGGCGCCAAACTTCAACCCCGAGTGGTTAATTGAGTACTTCGGTCGCCTTTCCGTCGAGCAATCCATTGACTGCCTCGATGCTATGTTGAAGCACAATATCCGCCAAAACCTCCAGTCCGTTGTGCAGATTGCCACCAAGTATGCCGAGCTTCTCGGGCCCCAGCGTCTTATTGACCTGCTTGAGAAGTACAAGACCGCCGAAGGTCTTTACTACTTCCTTGGTAGCATTGTCAACGTTACCGATGATTCTGAGGTTGTCTTCAAGTACATCGAGGCTGCTACCAAGACGGGTCAGATCCGCGAGGTTGAGCGCATTTGCCGTGACAACAGCGTCTATAACCCAGAGAAGGTCAAGAACTTCTTGAAGGAGGCCAAGCTCAGCGAGATGCTTCCACTCATGGTGGTGTGCGATCGTTTCAACTTTGTACACGACTTGGTCCTCTACTTgtaccagcaccagcagttCAAGTCCATCGAGGTGTATGTGCAGCAAGTCAACCCTTCGAGGACTCCCGGTGTTATTGGCGGCTTGTTGGATGTCGACTGCGATGAGAACATCATCAAGAACCTTCTCAGCACAGTCAACCCAGTATCTATCCCCATCGATGAGCTTGTCCAGGAGGTCGAGACCCGCAACCGTCTCAAGTTGCTTCTTCCCTTCCTCGAGGCGACCCTGGCTGCTGGCAATCAGCAGCAGGCAGTGTTCAACGCTTTGGCCAAGATTTACATCGACTCCAACAACAATCCTGAGAAGTTTCTCAAGGAGAACGACCAGTACGACACCCTCACTGTCGGAAAGTATTGCGAGAAGCGCGATCCCAACCTCGCCTACATTGCCTATAGCAAGGGCCAGAACGACCTTGAGctcgtcaacatcaccaacgagAACGCCATGTACAAGGCCCAGGCCAGGTACCTGCTTGAGCGTGGTGATAATGACCTCTGGATGTTCGTTCTCAGCGAGaacaacctccaccgccgaTCCGTGGTCGACCAAGTCATCTCGACCGCTGTTCCCGAGTCGACGGATCCCGCCAAGGTTTCTCTTGCGGTTCAATGTTTCCTGAGCGCTGATCTTCCAGCTGAGCTCATTGAGCTGCTCGAGAAGATTGTCTTGGAGCCATCACCCTTCAGTGACAACCCGAACTTGCAGAATTTGCTCATGTTCACTGCTGCCAAGGCTGACAAGGCCCGCGTGATGGATTACATTCATCGTCTTGACAACTTCTCCGCGGATGAGATTTCTAATGTCTGCATTGAGGTTGGTCTGTTCGAGGAAGCCTTCGAGGTTTTCAAGAAGATCGACAACAAGGAGGCGGCTGTCAACGTACTCGTTGAGCATGTGGTTAGCATCGATCGTGCTCAGGCTTatgccgaggaggtcgacATCCCTCAGGTTTGGAGCAGAGTCGCCAAGGCTCAGCTTGACGGTCTCCGTGTCAGCGACTCGATCGAGTCTTACATCAAGGCGGAGGACCCCAAGAACTACGAGGAAGTTATTGAGATCGCTGTGGCTGCTGGCAAGAATGAAGAGCTCATCAAGTTCCTGCGCATGGCCCGCAAGACCCTTCGCGAGTCTGCCATTGATACTGCTCTTGCCTTTTGCTATGCTCGCCTTGATCAACttgccgagctcgaggactTCCTGCGGGCTACTAATGTCGCCAACATTGAAGAATCCGGAGACAAGGCTTACGCCGAGGGCTTCTtcgaggcggccaagatcTTCTATACCAGCATTTCCAACTGGGCGAAGTTGGCTACCACATTGGTACATCTTGAGGATTACCAAGCTGCTGTTGACTGCGCGCGCAaggccaacaacatcaaggTCTGGAGAGAAGTCCATGAGGCTTGCGTTAGCAAGAAGGAGTTCCGTCTGGCCCAGATCTGCGGTCTCAACCTTATCGTTGACGCTGAGCAGCTTCAGGCTTTGGTTAAGCAGTATGAGCGTGAGGGCTACTTTGACGAGCTCATCAGTCTTCTTGAGCAAGGTCTTGGCTTGGAGCGTGCCCACATGGGTATGTTCACTGAGCTTGGCATTGCCCTTTCCAAGTACCACCCTGAGCGGTTGATGGAGCACCTCAAGCTCTTCTGGAGCAGAATGAACCTGCCCAAGATGATCCGTGCTTGCGAGGAGGCCAACCTCTGGCCTGAGCTGGTCTTCTGCTACTACCATTATGATGAATTCGACAACGCTGCTCTTGCGGTTATGGAGCGGCCGGAAAACTCCTGGGAGCACCAGCAGTTCAAGGAGATCACCGTCAAGGTTGCCAACCTTGAGATCTACTATAAGGCCATCAACTTTTACCTTGAGCAGAATCCTTCGCTCCTTACCGACCTTCTCCAGGTCCTCACTCCTCGCATCGATGTCAACCGTGTTGTCCGCATGTTCCAGAAGTCCGACAACTTGCCTCTGATCAAACCATTCTTGCTCAACGTTCAGTCGCAGAACAAGCGCACTGTTAACGATGCCATCAACGATCTTCtgatcgaggaggaggactaCAAGACTCTCCGCGACTCTGTCGAGAACTACGACAACTATGACGCTGTCGAGCTCGCCGGCCGCCTCGAGAAGCACgatctcgtcttcttccGCCAAATTGCCGCTAACATCTACCGCAAGAATAAGCGCTGGGAGAAGTCGATCAACCTATCCAAGCAGGACAAGTTGTGGAAGGATGCCATTGAGACTGCTGCTATCTCTGGCAAGACCGATGTTGTCGAGGAGCTTCTCCGTTATGTATGTTTCCCTTTGATTCATGCTTGTATTTTAATTGTAACATGTGCTAACAAACCCGCCTTAGTTCGTCGACATTGGCAACAGGGAGTGCTACGTCGGCATGCTTTATGCCTGCTATGACCTCATCCGCCCCGATCTTATCCTGGAGCTCTCTTGGCGCAACGGCCTCCATGACTTCACTATGCCGTACATGATCAACCTCCTCTGCCAGCAAACCAAGGAGTTGGCCGCCCTCAAGGCTGACAACGAGGCTcgcaaggccaaggaggctgcCGAGAAGACCGAGGATGACAACACCCCCATCCTGGGCATGAACCGCCTCATGATCACCGCTGGTCCCGCTCAAGGCCGGGCCTCTCCCGCGTCTTTTGGCGGACAAACCAACGGATTTGCGCCCCAACCTACCGGTTTCGGATTCTAGAGGGTTGCGCCGGTGGTATTTGAG is a window of Podospora pseudopauciseta strain CBS 411.78 chromosome 1, whole genome shotgun sequence DNA encoding:
- the CHC1 gene encoding Clathrin heavy chain (EggNog:ENOG503NWB5; COG:U; BUSCO:EOG092602BZ); this encodes MAAPNLPIKFQELLQLSSLGVGPTAITFNTCTLESDSYICIRDKKDEASSPEVIIVDLKNGNNVIRRPIKADSAIMHWTRQVIALKAQSRTLQIFDLEQKQKLKSTQMSEDVAFWKWISETTLGLVTETSVYHWDVFDPTQAAPVKVFDRHSNLTNNQIINYRTSADGKWMAVVGISQQQGRVVGAMQLYSKDRGITQAIEGHAAAFGTIRLDGAPEDTKLFTFAVRTASGAKLHIVEIDHPETNPVFQKKAVDVFFPPEAGSDFPVALQVSQKYGIIYLITKYGFIHLYDLETATCIFMNRISGETIFTACGDSNSTGIVGINRKGQVLFVSADENKIVPYVLESHGTELALKLASRAGLPGADNLYQQRFEQLFSNGSYQEAAKVAANSPRGFLRTPQTIERFKRLPQQPGSMSHILQYFGMLLDKGALNQHETLELAQPVLAQNRKQLLAKWLEENKLECSEQLGDMVRPHDMPMALSIYLKGNVPNKVVAGFAELGQFDKILPYCTQTGYQPDFIQLLHHIVRVNPEKGAEFATALANNEGGSLVDLERVVDIFQSQGMVQQATAFLLDALKDNKPEQGHLQTRLLEMNLLNAPQVADAILGNDMFSHFDKAQIAKLCEQAGLFQKALELYEDPAAIKRVVVGIAGAPNFNPEWLIEYFGRLSVEQSIDCLDAMLKHNIRQNLQSVVQIATKYAELLGPQRLIDLLEKYKTAEGLYYFLGSIVNVTDDSEVVFKYIEAATKTGQIREVERICRDNSVYNPEKVKNFLKEAKLSEMLPLMVVCDRFNFVHDLVLYLYQHQQFKSIEVYVQQVNPSRTPGVIGGLLDVDCDENIIKNLLSTVNPVSIPIDELVQEVETRNRLKLLLPFLEATLAAGNQQQAVFNALAKIYIDSNNNPEKFLKENDQYDTLTVGKYCEKRDPNLAYIAYSKGQNDLELVNITNENAMYKAQARYLLERGDNDLWMFVLSENNLHRRSVVDQVISTAVPESTDPAKVSLAVQCFLSADLPAELIELLEKIVLEPSPFSDNPNLQNLLMFTAAKADKARVMDYIHRLDNFSADEISNVCIEVGLFEEAFEVFKKIDNKEAAVNVLVEHVVSIDRAQAYAEEVDIPQVWSRVAKAQLDGLRVSDSIESYIKAEDPKNYEEVIEIAVAAGKNEELIKFLRMARKTLRESAIDTALAFCYARLDQLAELEDFLRATNVANIEESGDKAYAEGFFEAAKIFYTSISNWAKLATTLVHLEDYQAAVDCARKANNIKVWREVHEACVSKKEFRLAQICGLNLIVDAEQLQALVKQYEREGYFDELISLLEQGLGLERAHMGMFTELGIALSKYHPERLMEHLKLFWSRMNLPKMIRACEEANLWPELVFCYYHYDEFDNAALAVMERPENSWEHQQFKEITVKVANLEIYYKAINFYLEQNPSLLTDLLQVLTPRIDVNRVVRMFQKSDNLPLIKPFLLNVQSQNKRTVNDAINDLLIEEEDYKTLRDSVENYDNYDAVELAGRLEKHDLVFFRQIAANIYRKNKRWEKSINLSKQDKLWKDAIETAAISGKTDVVEELLRYFVDIGNRECYVGMLYACYDLIRPDLILELSWRNGLHDFTMPYMINLLCQQTKELAALKADNEARKAKEAAEKTEDDNTPILGMNRLMITAGPAQGRASPASFGGQTNGFAPQPTGFGF